In one window of Pseudomonas putida DNA:
- the ppk1 gene encoding polyphosphate kinase 1: protein MNNEVLTAVEIKEAKALPEELLQTPPDLPAAPEPAPVVEAAAPAPAPAIPVPGLDDSSLYIHRELSQLQFNIRVLEQALDESYPLLERLKFLLIFSSNLDEFFEIRVAGLKKQINFAREQAGADGLQPHQALARISELVHLEVDRQYAILNDVLLPELEKHAIRFIRRRYWTPKLKTWVRRYFRDEIAPIITPIGLDPTHPFPLLVNKSLNFIVELEGVDAFGRDSGLAIIPAPRLLPRVIRVPEEVGGPGDNYVFLSSMIHAHADDLFQGMKVKGCYQFRLTRNADLALDSEEVDDLARALRGELFSRRYGDAVRLEVADTCPKHLSDYLLKQFSLSESELYQVNGPVNLTRLFSITSLDSHPELQYTPFTPAIPKILQNADNIFSVISKQDVLLMHPFESFTPVVDLLRQAAKDPHVLAVRQTLYRSGANSEIVDALVDAARNGKEVTAVIELRARFDEESNLQMASRLQAAGAVVIYGVVGFKTHAKMMLILRREQGEIVRYAHLGTGNYHAGNARLYTDYSLLTSDDALTEDVGKLFSQLIGMGKTLRMKKLLHAPFTLKKGMLDMIARETQFALDGKPAHIIAKFNSLTDAKVIKALYKASQSGVRIDLVVRGMCCLRPGIPGVSHNINVRSIIGRFLEHTRVFYFLNGGEEQIYLSSADWMERNLDKRVETCFPVEGKKLLLRVKKELEGYLTDNTQAWTLQPDGRYVRSTPTGNQNPRSAQATLLERLSNPVLNVR from the coding sequence ATGAATAACGAAGTGCTCACTGCTGTCGAGATCAAGGAAGCCAAGGCCCTCCCGGAGGAACTGCTGCAGACCCCACCGGACCTGCCGGCGGCACCGGAGCCTGCGCCTGTCGTCGAGGCCGCCGCCCCGGCGCCGGCCCCGGCGATTCCGGTGCCGGGCCTGGACGACAGCAGCCTGTACATTCATCGTGAGCTCTCGCAGCTGCAGTTCAACATCCGCGTGCTGGAGCAGGCGCTGGATGAGTCCTACCCGCTGCTTGAGCGTCTGAAGTTCCTGCTGATCTTCTCCAGCAACCTCGATGAGTTCTTCGAGATCCGCGTCGCGGGGCTGAAGAAGCAGATCAATTTCGCCCGGGAACAGGCCGGTGCCGACGGCCTGCAGCCGCATCAGGCGCTGGCGCGGATCAGCGAGCTGGTGCACCTGGAGGTGGACCGCCAGTACGCGATCCTCAACGACGTGTTGCTGCCGGAGCTGGAGAAGCATGCGATTCGCTTCATCCGACGCCGCTACTGGACGCCCAAGCTCAAGACCTGGGTGCGTCGCTACTTCCGCGACGAGATCGCCCCGATCATCACCCCGATCGGCCTCGACCCGACCCACCCGTTCCCGCTGCTGGTGAACAAGAGCCTGAACTTCATCGTCGAGCTCGAGGGCGTCGATGCCTTCGGTCGCGACTCGGGCCTGGCGATCATCCCGGCGCCGCGTCTGCTGCCACGGGTGATCCGTGTGCCGGAAGAGGTTGGCGGCCCCGGCGACAACTATGTCTTCCTGTCGTCGATGATCCACGCCCATGCCGACGACCTGTTCCAGGGCATGAAGGTCAAGGGCTGCTACCAGTTCCGCCTGACCCGAAACGCCGACCTGGCGCTGGACTCCGAAGAGGTCGACGACCTTGCCCGTGCCCTGCGTGGCGAGCTGTTCTCGCGCCGCTACGGCGACGCCGTGCGCCTGGAGGTTGCCGACACCTGTCCGAAGCACCTCTCCGACTACCTGCTCAAGCAGTTCAGCCTGAGCGAGAGCGAGCTTTACCAGGTCAATGGCCCGGTCAACCTGACTCGTCTGTTCAGCATCACTAGCCTGGACAGCCACCCGGAGCTGCAGTACACGCCGTTCACCCCGGCGATCCCTAAGATCCTGCAGAACGCCGACAACATTTTCAGCGTCATCAGCAAGCAGGATGTGTTGCTGATGCACCCGTTCGAATCCTTCACTCCGGTGGTCGACCTGCTGCGCCAGGCCGCCAAGGACCCGCACGTGCTCGCCGTGCGCCAGACCCTGTACCGCTCCGGGGCCAACTCGGAGATCGTCGACGCGTTGGTCGATGCCGCGCGTAACGGCAAGGAGGTCACTGCGGTGATCGAGCTGCGCGCGCGTTTCGACGAAGAGTCCAACCTGCAGATGGCCAGCCGACTGCAGGCGGCCGGTGCGGTGGTGATCTATGGCGTGGTCGGCTTCAAGACCCACGCCAAGATGATGCTGATCCTGCGCCGCGAGCAGGGCGAGATCGTCCGCTACGCGCACCTGGGTACCGGCAACTACCACGCCGGCAACGCTCGCCTGTACACCGACTACAGCCTGCTGACCTCCGATGATGCGCTCACCGAGGACGTCGGCAAACTGTTCAGCCAGTTGATCGGCATGGGCAAGACCCTGCGCATGAAGAAGCTGCTGCATGCGCCCTTCACCCTCAAGAAGGGCATGCTCGACATGATCGCCCGCGAGACGCAATTCGCGCTCGACGGCAAGCCGGCGCACATCATCGCCAAGTTCAACTCGCTGACCGATGCCAAGGTCATCAAGGCCCTGTACAAGGCGAGCCAGTCGGGCGTGCGCATCGACCTGGTGGTGCGTGGCATGTGCTGCCTGCGTCCGGGCATCCCGGGGGTTTCGCACAATATCAATGTGCGCTCGATCATCGGCCGCTTCCTTGAGCACACGCGGGTGTTCTACTTCCTCAACGGCGGCGAGGAGCAGATCTACCTGTCCAGCGCCGACTGGATGGAGCGCAACCTCGACAAGCGCGTCGAGACCTGCTTCCCGGTGGAGGGCAAGAAGTTGCTGCTGCGGGTGAAGAAGGAGCTTGAGGGCTACCTGACCGACAACACCCAGGCCTGGACCCTGCAGCCTGACGGTCGTTATGTGCGCAGTACCCCGACCGGCAACCAGAACCCGCGCAGCGCCCAGGCGACCCTGCTGGAGCGCCTGAGCAACCCGGTGCTGAACGTACGCTAG